The DNA sequence TTGTCATTAAAAAGAAAGCCTCGCACCTCTAGTACAATTGAATCTTCACAATCTTTCATGGATTTGTAAAAGTTCCGACGCTTTTGCCACGATGGTTTCCACGATGGATGATACCTGGGGCGTAGCATATAGCCAGAATCGCGGAGCACAGGTTGTAACTTAACCCATTCTACCTCTGCATCCATGAGTGAATCAGACATCATGATTGTGTATGAGTTTTGCCCAGATATGCAAAGAAATGCTACATACATTTGACCATAAAATAAATGTGAAAAAGCATCAAAAACTTAAGAAAGAACGAACGTTTCACGGTTTAAATTTGGTTGAACACAATTTTAACTGTTCGGTCCTAACTCTTGGTTGCAGGCAAACCGAAGGCAGCTGGGGAAGTGATAAGCCAACTAAGATGTAACAGTAAGGATGCGTTGCTCACAATTTATTGGGGAGCTTGCTCCCCTTTGTACTGGTGGGGACCCAAAATGCTTAAGCACACGTAATCCACCAGTGTTTTGATCGTCACCCCGTGCGAAAATGGCACCCCGTGTGAACTTACCAGCGAGACCTGCCGAAGTTTGTGATGCGGCAAGATTCTACCTAGAGCATGCCAGGTACTGGCATAGCAAATTAATCGTTCTAGGGTTAATTAAGGATCTTATAGCCCAAGGTGGGTAAGTGTCGTTTGTTCCGAACTTGATCATAAAAAGGTTCAAAAGGTTGAACCTCCAGCATATTTGATACAGAATGTTCCAAACGGGTTAAAACGTTACCTAATATGTGTACCAATTGAAGAAATTCTTGCAAATCTAAAGAATCAACAAGAAACCAGAAGTGTTGAACGTTGTAAACTGTCGCTGCCAGTTATTGTGTCGGGGCTGCCATCCTAGGGGCACCACGTCTGGTACTTCACTTAAAGCACTCCCATTCATTCTACTGAAATCTTAGCAATCGAACAAGCCCACTGTCGGGATAATCCAAGAATGCTCGTGTCGCTTTCTTCAAATCGACTTACTCTGGTTCCATCCTTTTCTGTGCATAAAAATTCCTTCATTTTCCGAGAACACTGGAATCGCGTTTGACTCCAGATTTATGATGTTGACGGAATGAACCTCGGTAAAGTGCATGTTTACAACAGAGACCCAGGTTCACACGACAATGCTCGGCGGTACTTTATTGCAATGCACCTCAAAGATGACGACCATTACTACAGTACACTCTTCATCCTCTCACTCAACTCCTTGGTCAGCAGAGTGGACCTATGACCATCATCCTAACTGTTGCCTATGTTTTTGCGGTCGTCGGAGCAGCTAAATTAGTTGCGAAATTTTTAACATACAACAGAAGTCGAATTGCCTATCCTCCAGGCCCCAATCCCAAACCAATATTCGGCAATGCTTTTGACTTTCCTAAGTATGACGCTGCGATGGAATACTTGAACTGGGGAAAAAGATATAACAGTCAGTGGTGTATTATCTGTCTCTCCTGCAAGTTATCATAATGACTTCACACTGCAGGTGACATTCTTCATGCCGAAGCGTTGGGAAACCATGTCGTGATTCTTAACAAAAGGGAGGATGTAGATGCTATACTTGAGCAGTCTGATCGCGCAAAGCTCTATTCAGATAGACCCCACGTGCCTATTTTTAAGATGTGAGTCGATAAACCACAAATCTGGTTGAATAACTTCGATGATTGGTTATAGAATGGGTTGGGAGTATAATTTTGCTATGCTTCGATACGGCGATGAATGGAGGGAACACAGAAAAATCACAAACCAAAACTTCAACCCGCAAGCAGCGAAGCAATATCAGTCGCTTCAACTGGAAAAAGTCGGTCAACTACTGCAAGGTCTTCTCGATAGCCCAAAAGATTTTTTAGAACATGGCAAAAAGTATTCCTTCGCAATTTCCTGTTGTATATCTCAATATCTCATGATTTACACAAGGTTCTCGATTGCACTTACTATGGCTATGATGTATGGATACGAGGTTAAATCTATAGACGATCGAGCTGTTTCAGTGGCGGAAGAAGCTCTGGCTCTGGGGACCCAGTTGCTCACTCCGGGTGGCACTCTCATTAATGTTATTCCTGCACTGCAATACGTCCCAACATGGTTTCCGGGTGCTTGGTCTCGAAGGCTGGCTGCAAAAGTACTAGAATTATCCGAGGAAATGAAGAGAATTCCAACTGAGTTTGTAAAGAAGAGCTTGGTATGCTTGTTCCCCATCAGTATCGATGTAGCTGTTGACGGTATACGCAGGCTGAAGGCACAGCTTCTCCATCTCTTGTTACTGAATTCTATGAAAGGAAATTCGCGGTCGGTGCCACTCAACATGAAGAAGATGTTATTAACAACGTTGCCTTCACGGTCTATGGAGGTAAAAAATTCAATCTTCAATGCTCGTATGACAAGGTGCTGAAATAACTGTTCAATTAGCTGCCTCTGACACAGTAGCGACGTTTTCTTAGCCTTTCTGTGATTTACGCTGAAGCCTCCTTTCATCTGACAGACAATATCCGCGACAAGGACTTTCTTTTATACTATGGCAGCTAACCCTGACGTCCAAAGAAAGGCTCAGGCTGAACTTGATCGAGTGATTGGCTCGAAGCGACTACCCAATTTCGACGACCGCGAGTCGCTTCCTTACATTGAAGCTATATACCGGGAGGTTCTCCGATTTAGGCCTCCTGTTCCAATTGGCATTCCTCATTGCTCCACTCAAGACGATCATTATAAAGGCTACTATATACCTAAAGGTATTGTCGGCTTTGACTGTTTTTTCTGAAAACTTTTAATAGTATCTTTGCACTGAACAGGGACCAGCATCTTTGCAAACATATGGTTAGTGCTAATTATCACTATTTCTTCCACTTTAATCCAATAATAAACAACCCTTTTCAAGGGCCTTAGCTCATGATGAAGCAGATTATCCTGAACCGCACTCCTTCAAACCGGAAAGGTTCCTAGACGAAAATGGCCAGTTGAACGATGACGATAGAATATTGGCATACGGTTTCGGGCGAAGGTAAGCCATTCATAAATTGTCAATCGATACGTTTCTCATTTTTAAAACAGAGTCTGTGTGGGAAAACATGTTGCCGGTGCTACCGTCAGTACTCCTTTATTGCCGAGTGCATATCCCGaatcaatttcaatttcaattgaATATTGCTTCATAGATGTGGATACTTATAGCATCGGTCCTTGCTTGCTTCAACATCACACAGGCTAAGGACGAAGAGGGCAACGACATTGAGATCAACCCCGATTATGTCGATCTTGGATTAACCAGGCGAGTAGTAACGTACTCATCTTTCCACCTCGTTTTTGACCAGATTTAAATAGCATAAAAAGTGCATTCGAGTGCTCCTTTGTTGTCCGTTCTCAAGAAGCTCGGAAATTGATTGCATAACAAGATGTTTACGAAGTTTCTTTCGTGTATGGGTATCTCTTTATCACTGCGATAATTTTGACGCCACCACTAGAAATCTTAGTACACCGTGACTAAATTCTTCTTGAGTAATATATAGATGCACTTTGGATGTACTTACTataaatttttttctctttccaccTTACTCGCAAAATGGGTGTTTGTATCACGTGATATGTCAGGATTTTCGTCGAGTTCTAATCGAATTCTCTCTCGAGTTCCTCCCTCACACATGCCCGGCATTGCCACCTGCTCCTTGATTATATGAATCTAGCTAGACTCTACACATGCTCGTAGTCTCCACATGCTGGCGTATCAGTGCACAGAAGCTGCGAGATCAGGATTTTTACTTCATCAATTGTTCTTTCATTGATGTAGCTGCTCAGCTTCActtcttttgtcttttgaATGGTATatattctttctttgcagTGGATCTGAACCAAGCTAACGCTAAAATCCCTGATTTTTTAGATTAATTGCGTGTTAAATTTACAATGAGCGACATAGCGCAAAAATAGTACAGTGTGGAAAGCGAAAATCTAGGAATAAGTTACATGGCGACAAGGCAGGCGCATATGTCAGACGGTGAAAGAGTTCAATTATCACCTGTGTTGAAAAATCCTCCTGGTATCCAATCGCGGCTAGAACGTCTTTGCGTCCCGTATCCCCCGGCAGGATAACGGTGAGAATTGCCCCCTTTTTTATGCCCTGAACGAGGGTGGTGATAGTCTGTCCACGGCATGGCTGGCACATTCGATGGCGTGGCGTTATGCCTGAGAGTACCGGCAGACGAAGTTATCGGACGACTGGCCAAAGGCGACGATTTTGGGCTCAACCAGGATGACCCAGATGAGCGGGGAAAGAAACGCATAGGGTTGAAGACGTTTTGCGATTTTGTCCGGCTTTTACGGTTTCGACTGTTTTGAATGCTCATTGGTCGAGATCCATTTCGTTGCCCTGCTGGTTCAGGCCAGACAACAAAATTCGGAGAATTGGGAGGGAAGTCATCCACCGACGAATCGCTATAATCATCGCCATATATTGAATCCTCGGTGACGGAATAGATGGATGTGTTGGGGGAGGAATATCTTTTCGCAGTTCTGTAGGCGTCCATGTAGGGCGCATCCTGGTATTGGAGGAATGGTTTTGACTCCATGATGGGTGTATCCACGAAGACTGAAGATGCATAACGGTTGGTTTCGGGGGTTTCAGTAGCTGAGGAGCCAGTGAACGAGGGGTATGCAGTGGGTTTTGCATACAGATTCTCCGAGTCGTAGTCGTATGCGGTTTCCATGTCGAAATTGTTTCTGACACCACGGTAACTGAACTGATCGACGCTGCTGGGAGTACTGGGTTCTGAAGGATCCGAAGAGTACGAGGATCTGCCAGAACTTCCGTATGGGACCTGAAGCTCGTTGTCATAAACGTCCATTCCATAATGGCGTGCATCGTACACATTCTGCTCTCCCTTCCAAGGGTCTCTCTCGAAGTAGCCTTCAGTTGTGGACGCCTGACTTTTGAATGTCGAGGCAACTGCAGACACGGAAAGTACGCAGTACGGTTCGACGCCCTCTGGAATTTTGGGCACCGGTCTCTTTTCGTGGCCAGCATCTTGAGGCTCAACATTTCCAAGGTCCATACCAGCTTCCCATGGGCACCGAGCGAGGCTTCCTTCAAATATGACTTTGTCTGAATAAAAAGATGTGACGTTTTGAATACTCTGGCGAAGCTCCGAAAGGGACAGGCGGCCTCTCCAATCAACATCCAACGTTTGAACGAGAATGTCGTTGAGCTCCTCGGAAATGGGCAATACGCTCATGAGGAACTGAAGCGGATCTTGGCGATACGCTTGATATGTGGGATCGTCTGCCATCGCAGACCTCCATGGATTTCTTCCTGTCACAAgattgaggaggatgatacCCAATGACCAGATGTCGTTGTGCATGGGCGAGTACGCAGGAGACGTCTCTGGGTCGCCCGCTTGGCATTCTGCTCATTACATTCAGCTCAATTCAGCTATAATGTGCAAACGTAAACACGCACCTGGGCTCATATGATACACGCTACCCGTGCGGAACTCCTTGCTCATTTTATCGGTGGTGGCAAGGCCAAAGTCGGTAATTGCGACTCGATAACCTCCGTCGAAGCAGAGGATATTCTCGGGCTTCAAATCCCGATGGAAAATACCCAACGAATGGCAGTGCTGCACGCCGTCAATCAACTGCAGGAACACATGCTTGATCAGGGCGTTATTACCCAAATATCTGGACTTGTGTAGAATCTGGGTGAAGAGGTCGTCGTCGGGGGCGTACTCCATAATTATGAACATATGGTCGTGGTCCTCAACAATACGATGAAGGGTGACTACCCCTGGATGAACTGATGCGATCCGGTGGAGGGTAATTTCTCGAATATGGACCTGCCGCCGTAGTACTGAATGACTATGGGTACTGGCCAGGCATTTGACTGCGAATGAGCGTCCCCTCGACGGAAATGTTTCGACTGCTCGATAAACGACGCCATAACCACCGACACCAAGAACTTCAACCAATTGTAAGGCATTGCCGTCGATCAAGGTGCCCAGAGGAGGATGGGAGGCAGGTGCTGAGACTGGCGCTTTTTGCGGCATTGGAGCTAGTGGCAGAGTTTGAGGAGGTAAGAAAGATACCTCTTTGACGAACGAGATTTTTGCACTGACAATATAAGCAGCGCAGAACGAAAACAGCTGGTGCACCTGTGAGGTCTGTTCAGTGCGTGCACGGCATGCGGATGTGAAACACCTACAGGTCACAAAAGCACGCAGTTATCTGCTGACTGGGTCGAGCTCCCCTTTGCCCTTGAAAGCACAAGAAGTATGTCTTCCGTACGCAGCCCGTTCGTGACAAACAGAAAAGACGAGTGGAACGTTTTCAAGTTTTATGACAGTTCCGTCAATTCCCCTATCTGAACCATGCCGAGGAGTTGCCTTGACTCGCCCCAGCACAACATTGGACACGCACTGAGCTATTTCCCTTTCAATTCCGTTCTCAGAAGTTTCGGATGGCCACGTTTTGTGTCTATGTTGGGAGACAGGGATGCGGTGAAGCTGGTGCCACTCAGACATTTCGCCATATTGGGATCTCACCGGCGTATGAACTATTCATCGTCATGTTTTCAGAGTGGGCTTCAGCATTAACCCTCATTAACCTGCTTACTGGACCGATCCTTTTCAATAATTGACTGCGCAAAAATTGGACGAGAGGAACGCATCCCGTTCCGAATGTCGCGGCCGTGCTCTGCACATTCTTATCCGATAGGCAGCATCCGGTTTAACTCTTTGGATCAGCAAACTCGATCGGCCACAGTTCTCCCGTCTACGTCATTAAATCGTCGATCGCAGAACCTAGTGCCATATCCTGGCGTCCGTGTTTGGTACAGCAAGATGCAGCAATTGACGGCAGACTTTCAAAATGTTTCTGAATTACTGAAACAGGCAGCTTTTCGGTTTGAAAGCTCCGGGTTGCGCTGTGCAGGTCGAACAGCAGAATTCCATTGGCTTCGACCGTTCATTTGGAATGGTTTACCCTGCATTCTAGTTAACGAAGAGACTATTGAAAACTTGTTTCCGTTACGGCGATGGAGATGCAATTCGTGAATGAGACCGAGTCTGAACGACCGCATAGCCTTGTCTGACTGAAAGGGTCTCATAGTATACTTCCCGTTTAGGGACAACAAAGGATATTTATGGGAAGAATGTCACCGTCTTTTTAGTCGGCGCACACTGATTCAAATCAATTCTAGTGTATTTCACAATACCGATCCAAGATATATATCTGCGCAGTTCGAAGACAAAGGAAATAAGATAGAGAAAAAGTCCTCTGTAAGCTATGTACAGGAACCAATAATTAAAGAATGTattgtcaaatttttatCAGAATACGAGATCAACCAGGGAGAGATAGGAAGGCATATGGCGAGTCGTCTACGAGTACAAGGGATTTACGCCCTATGGGCTGATGCAAGAAAAGAGAtggcctcctccgcctcagGGTAAAAGTACTGAAATGGGTGATTGTCCGGTGTGCAAAAAGGGCAGAGAGCAGTATGAAAGTCGAATGATAAATCGGATAAGGGAGAGAATGAAAGAATTGCCCAACACCCAACCAGACACAAAAGGGATGATTCAGGTCCTACATCCGTCCGCCGCAAAGAACTTCTGAGAGAGCCACAAAAGAACCGTCGGTCGGCTTGATCCAGAAAAATCAAGAATGGAGAAGGCGTAAGAGTACTTGTACAAGAGCCACGGAGAGGTGTAATGAAATGGTACATTCGAAGGAGAAGGCCAATGTGGGGAGTAGGACAGTCGTGGATGCATTTCTTCTATGTGTGATACACGGCGGCGCAGCGATAGGGAGGAGCGACGACCGCAAATGATAAGAAAGGAGAGGACAGCGGCAAACCGTAGCCGCCTGGTGTTGCAAACGAGATATTGAGCGAGCGAGCGAATTGATTCGATATTCTATGTGTATATTTTTTCAGGAGCAACCTGGTCCTGAAAAAAATGTATTATTGGTATACTGGTAAGGCAATCAGACATGTACCCGCGAGGGTAAGAACTTGAAGGTGATGTATAGGGGTGGAACGGGACGTGATTTTCCAGACAGATTTTAGACTGGCATCGAACTCTATTTCCCTCCTGATGTCTTGAAAAGCACGAGACCGCCAAGTGCAATGGAGTAACCTGCGAAAACGTAAAGAAAACAGTGTTAGCATTATATAGAATAGGAAGGCAACGGATCGAAGCAGGCAAGTCAAGAAGAAGTATAAGTAAAATGTGGCTAAGGTGGATGAGAACGAGAAAGACATGGCAACAGGGAAAGCAGAGAAATCCCAGAGTAAACGGACGGCGCCAAATGTGGAAAATGGATTTCAAAAAGAttggaaaacaaaaaatctCGAAAGAAGGAATAGAATCCTTGCTCGTCCACGCAGTCAAATCCTAATGACACAACATAAAAGGGGAAAAGGTTTGAAAGACATGGCAACATCAGGATATTTGTACCCAGGCGAAGCGACGACGCGAGACTGCGAAGAACAGAACTTCGAACTGGCGCAGCAAGTGTGGCGTTTAGAGATAAGATGGAAACAAGAAGAAGGGGCAAAATTGAACACAGGAGTAGCTGCGGTAAGTAGGCAGGTGCTCAGAAGCAAACCAAAAGAGATTCAGAATTGGTTTCCTCCTCAGTAAGAGAAAGCCTAACAAGCTCTGGCCAAATTTACGCAAAAAGACGCACTCaaaaaagaacagaaaggcaaaaaaagGATTGAACATAAGAAGGAAAGTATGTATGAACGCACCAAAGACCTGAAGAGGAGTGATTTCACTTCCAAATATAATGACTGATCCAGTGATCAACAGGATATCCTGTGAATAACAAGGAAAAGACAGTCGGCCAATTCCAGAATTGACGCGTCATGTCATCCGTTGTCGTTTACAATAGATCGTGGCGTCGGTCGGAGGAGGGAGGATCCGTTAGATATACACGGCGAGGTTTACATAAACGTCAATTTTGGAACGTGGGGTTGAAGTGATCCATGAATAGATAACATAGGAAGCCAAGAGCGTGTGGTAAAGTGTATTCATTTTTGAACCCGCGATTCATCAAAATTTGAAGCAAGTGGTTGACCGGTATGTCCATGAATTTAAGGGACGCAGTTGGGATAGGCCGAGCGATTTTTTGATGTCCCAGGAAGTAAGATCAGCAGGTCGAGAGTTTGATCGCAAAGCCAAGCGAGACACGGTACGGAGTTGGGCAGAGGGGAAAGGGGGATAATGGTTATCAATCAGTAACAACGTCTAACAAAGTGAGGATAGGACAAAAGAGggaataagaaagaaaacagagATTGAAGAAGGTAGAACGGAACTCGggaggaaaaagagagacAACCGAGACAGGAAAATAAGCACCGCGACATGCGAAAAAGAAGAGTGAAAAGGAAGAACGCCCGACAAAAATATTCAGAGCGGGATGGCAGTTTCCCAATCGTCCTTGCATGCTCTGTGAATATAGAAAAAGCTCGGTCCACGACCTTGGGAGACATTTGGTCGCAAATACACGTGTACAGCGAGATACGCGAAATAGCGTAAAAGGAGATGACAGTAATGTGAAAATTATCAAACGTGATCTATTTCGCCGAAGCCCTCTCCCCCCAAAAAATAGGCGCATACAATGGCGATAGAAGGCCACATGAGGGACGCAAATCGCGAAATGATGTGTCCACTGAGCAAGACGTGGGTCGGGCATCATCAGGCATATCCATCAGGTCTGGTTTAGGGTTCAGGAAGAGCAAGGTCCTTCTTCCCTGACACGGTATTGAATTTAATACCCGAACGCGTCGTGCGAGTCCCTCCCAGATAAACTGGATGTAAGTGGCTAATCCCTGCGCAACTGGTAGTCATCAAATCCATAGCGCCGCTGAAATGCATTGCGCTTTTATCCAACCATTAAAATAAAAAGGCTCCAAA is a window from the Psilocybe cubensis strain MGC-MH-2018 chromosome 8, whole genome shotgun sequence genome containing:
- a CDS encoding Cytochrome P450 monooxygenase (Cytochrome P450 monooxygenase ARMGADRAFT_974139), whose amino-acid sequence is MTIILTVAYVFAVVGAAKLVAKFLTYNRSRIAYPPGPNPKPIFGNAFDFPKYDAAMEYLNWGKRYNSDILHAEALGNHVVILNKREDVDAILEQSDRAKLYSDRPHVPIFKIMGWEYNFAMLRYGDEWREHRKITNQNFNPQAAKQYQSLQLEKVGQLLQGLLDSPKDFLEHGKKFSIALTMAMMYGYEVKSIDDRAVSVAEEALALGTQLLTPGGTLINVIPALQYVPTWFPGAWSRRLAAKVLELSEEMKRIPTEFVKKSLAEGTASPSLVTEFYERKFAVGATQHEEDVINNVAFTVYGANPDVQRKAQAELDRVIGSKRLPNFDDRESLPYIEAIYREVLRFRPPVPIGIPHCSTQDDHYKGYYIPKGTSIFANIWALAHDEADYPEPHSFKPERFLDENGQLNDDDRILAYGFGRRVCVGKHVAGATMWILIASVLACFNITQAKDEEGNDIEINPDYVDLGLTRRVVTYSSFHLVFDQI
- a CDS encoding Negative regulator of sexual conjugation and meiosis, whose amino-acid sequence is MPQKAPVSAPASHPPLGTLIDGNALQLVEVLGVGGYGVVYRAVETFPSRGRSFAVKCLASTHSHSVLRRQVHIREITLHRIASVHPGVVTLHRIVEDHDHMFIIMEYAPDDDLFTQILHKSRYLGNNALIKHVFLQLIDGVQHCHSLGIFHRDLKPENILCFDGGYRVAITDFGLATTDKMSKEFRTGSVYHMSPAECQAGDPETSPAYSPMHNDIWSLGIILLNLVTGRNPWRSAMADDPTYQAYRQDPLQFLMSVLPISEELNDILVQTLDVDWRGRLSLSELRQSIQNVTSFYSDKVIFEGSLARCPWEAGMDLGNVEPQDAGHEKRPVPKIPEGVEPYCVLSVSAVASTFKSQASTTEGYFERDPWKGEQNVYDARHYGMDVYDNELQVPYGSSGRSSYSSDPSEPSTPSSVDQFSYRGVRNNFDMETAYDYDSENLYAKPTAYPSFTGSSATETPETNRYASSVFVDTPIMESKPFLQYQDAPYMDAYRTAKRYSSPNTSIYSVTEDSIYGDDYSDSSVDDFPPNSPNFVVWPEPAGQRNGSRPMSIQNSRNRKSRTKSQNVFNPMRFFPRSSGSSWLSPKSSPLASRPITSSAGTLRHNATPSNVPAMPWTDYHHPRSGHKKGGNSHRYPAGGYGTQRRSSRDWIPGGFFNTGDN